In Helianthus annuus cultivar XRQ/B chromosome 8, HanXRQr2.0-SUNRISE, whole genome shotgun sequence, a single genomic region encodes these proteins:
- the LOC110870630 gene encoding uncharacterized protein LOC110870630 produces the protein MTYADRVKNVSIVKKEVNFRKMDSGETKPDADVVIPREVIRKVQEKFVNVLYGYFLGNRLPFPVVEYYAKNVWAKFGFTKLMMNADGFFFFKFDSKEGMAKVLEGGPWLIRKMPLFLNVWSPSVSLKKEGIKSVPVWVKLHNVPIAIYSDDGLSLLASKIGEPKRLDGYTADMCSENWGRSSFARALVEINADHELKDRIVVAIPKLDEEGYINEVINVEYEWKPQRCSICCIFGHNDQTCRKNENKKNDTKKAKQVVVDDDGFTVDKRKVARVGVVPKKQKQKFIYKPKYNKSDPSTSGTKEVNGNMKKVDSVKSRNSFEALSEIGEQELKDGNVLNKNVTNNTGQQSERDDEVEEIIPTETANFMKNASHDQVSEGASTPGQNGING, from the coding sequence ATGACTTATGCGGATAGGGTCAAGAATGTGTCCATTGTAAAAAAGGAAGTTAATTTCAGGAAGATGGATTCAGGAGAGACGAAACCTGATGCAGATGTTGTTATCCCTCGAGAGGTAATTCGTAAAGTTCAAGAGAAGTTTGTTAATGTGTTATATGGTTACTTCTTGGGTAATCGGCTGCCATTCCCTGTTGTTGAGTACTATGCCAAGAATGTGTGGGCGAAGTTTGGATTTACTAAGCTTATGATGAACGCTGAcggtttctttttctttaaattcgACTCCAAGGAGGGTATGGCAAAAGTGTTGGAAGGTGGACCTTGGTTGATCAGGAAGATGCCGCTGTTTCTTAATGTCTGGTCCCCGTCCGTTAGTCTTAAGAAGGAAGGAATCAAATCTGTGCCGGTTTGGGTAAAGCTCCATAATGTGCCTATTGCTATCTATAGTGATGATGGATTAAGCTTATTAGCTTCTAAGATAGGGGAACCAAAACGGTTGGATGGTTATACGGCTGATATGTGCTCGGAGAACTGGGGAAGGAGTAGTTTTGCTAGGGCTTTGGTTGAAATTAATGCAGATCATGAACTTAAGGATCGCATTGTTGTTGCCATTCCAAAGCTTGACGAGGAGGGATATATCAATGAAGTAATTAATGTGGAATATGAGTGGAAGCCTCAGAGATGCTCGATATGTTGCATATTCGGGCATAATGATCAAACATGCAGGAAGAATGAAAATAAGAAGAATGATACTAAGAAAGCCAAACAAGTAGTAGTGGATGATGATGGGTTTACCGTGGATAAGAGGAAGGTGGCTCGAGTGGGTGTTGTCCCAAAGAAACAAAAGCAGAAATTTATATATAAGCCTAAGTATAATAAATCGGACCCGAGCACATCAGGTACAAAGGAGGTAAATGGTAACATGAAGAAGGTGGATAGTGTTAAATCTCGTAATTCCTTTGAAGCGTTATCGGAAATTGGTGAGCAAGAACTGAAAGATGGCAATGTGTTGAACAAGAACGTGACTAATAATACTGGGCAACAATCTGAGAGGGATGATGAGGTGGAGGAGATTATTCCGACGGAGACGGCAAACTTCATGAAGAATGCTAGTCATGATCAGgtttctgagggggcaagcactcccggtcaaAACGGTATTAATGGATAG